The Halichoerus grypus chromosome 15, mHalGry1.hap1.1, whole genome shotgun sequence genome includes a window with the following:
- the ZNF30 gene encoding LOW QUALITY PROTEIN: zinc finger protein 30 (The sequence of the model RefSeq protein was modified relative to this genomic sequence to represent the inferred CDS: inserted 3 bases in 2 codons), with product MPTIEKCTSFALHQRLLNREQSCECQECGKTFCQGSNFVQHERTHSSEKTCKRKECGKNFSNGHQLTIHQRFHIGEKPYKCKECGKAFTTFSYLVRHQRIHTVEKLYECKECGKAFIRGSGFVKHGRIHTGEKPYECKECGKTFSNSHQFTIHQSIRTVKKPYECGECGKAFYSSSYLVQHQKIHKGEKPYECKECGKAFIVYGKLLQHQNIHTGEKPFVCKECGKAFSTFSYLVQHQRIHTGEKPYECKECGKAFSGSSPLVKHQRIHTGEKPCECKECGKAFIVYGQLTRHQSIHTGEKPFECKECGKAFRLSSFLNAHQRTHAGVKPYECKEXGKAFSHASYLVQHERLHTDEKPYECXECGKAFSTGLYLVQHQRIHTSEKPYEYKECGKAFSSGSYLVQHQRIHTGEKPYECKECGKAFTVYGQLIGHQSVHTGEKPFECKECGKTFRLNSFLSEHQRIHTGEKPFKCRKCGKAFRYSSALKVHQRNHMCVKP from the exons ATGCCCACTATTGAGAAATGTACATCTTTTGCTCTACATCAGAGACTTCTTAACAGAGAGCAATCATGTGAATGTCAGGAATGTGGGAAGACGTTTTGTCAAGGCTCAAACTTTGTTCAACATGAGAGAACACATTCTAGTGAAAAAACCTGCAAACGTAAAGAATGTGGGAAGAACTTTAGTAATGGACATCAACTCACCATACATCAGAGATTTCATATTGGTgagaaaccttataaatgtaaggaatgtgggaaggcctttaccACCTTTTCGTACCTTGTTcgacatcagagaattcacactgtTGAGAAACTctatgaatgtaaagaatgtgggaaggcTTTTATTAGAGGCTCAGGCTTTGTTAAACATGggagaattcatactggtgagaaaccatatgaatgtaaggaatgtgggaagaccTTTAGTAATAGCCATCAATTTACTATACATCAGAGTATTCGTACTGTtaagaaaccctatgaatgtggggaatgtggaaaagctttttataGTAGCTCATACCTTGTTCAACATCAAAAAATCCATAAaggtgagaaaccctatgaatgtaaggaatgcgGGAAAGCTTTTATAGTGTATGGAAAACTTCTTCAGCATCAGAATATTCATACTGGTGAAAAACCTTTTGtatgtaaagaatgtgggaaggccttcagtACCTTCTCATACCTTGTTCAACATCAGCGAATTCAcactggtgagaaaccctatgaatgtaaagaatgtggaaagGCCTTCAGTGGTAGCTCACCCCTGGTtaaacatcagagaattcacactggtgagaaaccctgtgagtgtaaggaatgtgggaaggcctttattGTGTATGGACAACTTACTCGACATCAGAGtattcatactggtgagaaaccttttgaatgtaaggaatgtgggaaggcctttagaCTTAGTTCATTTCTTAATGCACATCAGAGAACTCATGCAGGGGTAAAGCCCTACGAATGCAAGG TGGGGAAGGCCTTTAGTCATGCCTCATACCTTGTTCAACATGAAAGACTTCATACAGATGAGAAACCATATGAGTG AGAGTGTGGCAAGGCCTTTAGTACTGGCTTATACCTTGTTCAACACCAGAGGATTCATACCAGTGAGAAACCCTATGAGTATAaggagtgtgggaaggcctttagtTCTGGCTCTTACCTAGTTCAACATCAGAGgattcatactggtgagaaaccttatgaatgtaaggaatgtggaaagGCCTTTACTGTGTATGGACAACTTATTGGACATCAGAGTgttcatactggtgagaaaccctttgaatgtaaggaatgtggcaAGACCTTTAGACTTAATTCATTCCTTAGTGAACATCAGAGAATACACACCGGTGAGAAACCctttaaatgtagaaaatgtgggaaggcctttagaTATAGTTCAGCCCTTAAAGTACATCAGAGAAACCATATGTGTGTAAAACCCtaa